One Pseudorhodoplanes sinuspersici DNA segment encodes these proteins:
- the purN gene encoding phosphoribosylglycinamide formyltransferase, with protein sequence MERKRVAILISGRGSNMSALIDAAKDRAYPAEIVLVVSNRPDAGGLQRATENGIATAVVDHKTYGKNREGFEQALQSVLEQHHIDIVCLAGFMRLLTSWFVSRWTGRMLNIHPALLPAFKGLDTHRRAIEARAEHHGATVHFVVPEMDSGPTIAQGTVPVLPDDTEDDLAKRVLAIEHRIYPLALKLVAAGRVRVEGDHCVIDGDISAEDAALLPGSKPAAH encoded by the coding sequence ATGGAGCGCAAACGGGTTGCGATCCTGATCTCCGGCCGCGGCTCCAACATGTCGGCGCTGATCGATGCCGCGAAGGATCGCGCCTATCCCGCGGAAATCGTTCTCGTCGTATCGAACCGCCCCGATGCCGGCGGTTTGCAACGCGCGACCGAAAACGGCATCGCCACGGCGGTTGTCGATCACAAAACTTACGGCAAGAACCGGGAGGGCTTCGAGCAGGCGCTTCAGAGCGTGCTTGAACAGCACCACATCGATATCGTCTGTCTTGCCGGCTTCATGCGGCTGCTCACATCGTGGTTCGTGTCGCGCTGGACCGGCCGGATGTTGAACATCCACCCGGCGCTGTTGCCGGCCTTCAAGGGCCTCGACACACATCGTCGCGCGATCGAAGCGCGGGCGGAACATCATGGCGCGACTGTGCATTTTGTCGTGCCGGAAATGGATTCCGGCCCCACCATCGCGCAAGGCACGGTTCCGGTGTTGCCGGATGATACGGAAGACGATCTGGCGAAACGCGTTCTCGCGATCGAGCATCGGATCTATCCGCTGGCCCTGAAACTCGTCGCCGCCGGACGTGTGCGTGTCGAAGGCGATCATTGCGTGATCGACGGCGACATCAGCGCCGAGGACGCCGCGCTGCTTCCTGGTTCAAAGCCTGCGGCGCATTAA